One region of Alcanivorax sediminis genomic DNA includes:
- the bioH gene encoding pimeloyl-ACP methyl ester esterase BioH — translation MPKLIPFHNTYKATGVDDATAQDIILIHGWGLHAIVFDDIVPALLERFRVTVVDLPGMGQSPLPGADYTLDFLADQVLAIMPETAHVLGWSLGGLVAMAMAAKAPARVLSVVTVATSPRFTSGDGWDTAMNPEILEKFAEMFDEDHEGTLVRFLALNCKGSAAMRDDTARLKEILYFCGLPAPKALRGGLDILRDADLRAVLPALPMPVLMVFGEHDHIVPAAAMAASEALINTGRTALIEQVAHVPFLSAPETFTQAVYDFYREHQLVG, via the coding sequence ATGCCCAAGTTGATCCCCTTCCATAACACCTACAAGGCGACCGGTGTGGATGATGCCACTGCGCAGGACATCATTCTGATCCACGGTTGGGGGCTACATGCCATCGTCTTTGATGACATCGTGCCGGCCTTGCTGGAGCGCTTTCGGGTGACCGTGGTGGATTTGCCCGGCATGGGGCAGAGTCCGCTGCCCGGTGCGGACTACACCCTGGACTTTCTCGCCGATCAGGTGCTGGCGATCATGCCCGAGACTGCCCATGTGCTGGGCTGGTCGCTGGGGGGGCTGGTGGCGATGGCCATGGCGGCGAAAGCGCCGGCAAGGGTGTTGTCGGTGGTGACGGTCGCCACCTCGCCGCGTTTTACCTCCGGCGATGGTTGGGACACGGCCATGAACCCGGAGATTCTCGAGAAATTTGCGGAAATGTTTGATGAGGACCATGAAGGCACCCTGGTGCGCTTCCTGGCCCTGAACTGCAAGGGCAGTGCGGCCATGCGTGACGATACTGCGCGCCTCAAGGAGATTCTCTACTTCTGCGGATTGCCCGCGCCGAAAGCATTACGTGGCGGCCTGGATATTCTTCGCGATGCGGATCTTCGTGCGGTGTTGCCCGCCTTGCCCATGCCGGTGCTGATGGTGTTTGGCGAGCATGATCATATTGTTCCTGCTGCGGCCATGGCTGCCAGCGAAGCATTGATCAACACCGGTCGCACGGCCCTGATCGAGCAGGTGGCCCATGTGCCTTTCCTGTCTGCGCCGGAGACCTTTACCCAGGCTGTTTATGACTTCTATCGCGAGCATCAACTGGTTGGCTGA
- the bioC gene encoding malonyl-ACP O-methyltransferase BioC: MTSIASINWLADMSNPTPDKGAVSDHFSRAARSYDEHAILQLAVGRSLVQRLPNTLPVPAALDLGCATAPFARAQQQALPEVHWQAVDLSRAMLAEASARGRLSAHYQPLCADAEQLPLAEASQGLVFSCFALQWCDPQAVLDEIARVLAPGGRLLLAVPLRGSLRELQQSWQAVNHRPHVNALPSLRDWQDAALKAGFADAQLQQQVMVEYYPSVKAIARRLKATGADHVSGASGLTGKNAWQAMVAEYESQRTDQGLPLTWNVLFVEAEKY; this comes from the coding sequence ATGACTTCTATCGCGAGCATCAACTGGTTGGCTGACATGAGCAATCCGACCCCGGACAAGGGCGCGGTCAGCGATCATTTCAGTCGCGCGGCGCGCAGCTATGACGAGCATGCGATCCTGCAGCTGGCTGTCGGTCGTTCACTGGTGCAGCGCTTGCCCAATACCTTGCCTGTTCCGGCGGCGCTCGATCTTGGCTGTGCCACCGCTCCCTTTGCGCGCGCCCAGCAGCAGGCTCTGCCGGAAGTGCACTGGCAGGCTGTGGATTTGTCCCGTGCCATGTTGGCGGAAGCATCCGCGCGTGGTCGCCTTAGTGCGCATTACCAGCCTCTGTGTGCCGATGCGGAACAGCTTCCACTGGCAGAGGCCAGTCAGGGCCTGGTGTTTAGTTGCTTCGCCTTGCAGTGGTGTGATCCGCAGGCGGTGCTGGACGAAATCGCCCGGGTGTTGGCGCCCGGTGGGCGACTGTTGCTGGCGGTCCCGCTGCGTGGCTCGCTGCGGGAGTTGCAACAAAGCTGGCAGGCGGTCAATCACCGTCCCCATGTGAATGCACTGCCCTCCCTTCGCGATTGGCAAGACGCGGCGCTCAAGGCCGGTTTCGCTGATGCGCAATTGCAGCAGCAGGTGATGGTGGAGTATTACCCATCGGTCAAAGCCATTGCCCGCCGCCTCAAAGCCACCGGGGCAGACCATGTGAGTGGCGCCTCCGGCCTGACGGGCAAGAACGCCTGGCAGGCCATGGTGGCCGAGTACGAGAGCCAGCGAACCGATCAGGGCTTGCCACTGACGTGGAATGTACTGTTTGTGGAAGCGGAAAAATACTGA
- the bioD gene encoding dethiobiotin synthase: MENQKPPLPALKGIFFVTGTDTEVGKTWVSCRLLERAQEAGLSCYGLKPVAAGCEETAEGWRNDDALQLMAASSVKLPYELVNPVALKAPVAPHIAAQQEGKVVTLARLTGYVRGALNAHPADLILIEGAGGWRVPLNDREMLSALAKELDVPVIQVVGMKLGCINHALLTAEAIQKDGLRYAGTMANRGGANCFGTMDAQEENLLTLRQHLPGAFAIL; this comes from the coding sequence ATGGAAAACCAGAAACCCCCACTCCCCGCCCTGAAAGGCATCTTCTTCGTCACTGGCACCGACACTGAAGTCGGCAAGACCTGGGTCAGCTGTCGCTTGCTGGAACGGGCTCAGGAAGCGGGGTTGAGTTGTTATGGGCTTAAGCCTGTGGCGGCAGGGTGCGAGGAAACCGCTGAAGGGTGGCGCAACGATGATGCCCTGCAACTGATGGCGGCCAGTTCCGTGAAGCTACCCTATGAGCTGGTGAACCCGGTGGCATTAAAAGCGCCGGTTGCGCCCCATATTGCAGCGCAACAGGAAGGCAAAGTGGTAACGCTGGCGAGACTCACCGGGTATGTGCGTGGTGCGCTGAATGCCCACCCTGCCGACCTGATCTTGATCGAAGGTGCGGGGGGCTGGCGAGTGCCGCTGAATGATCGCGAAATGCTCTCTGCACTGGCGAAGGAACTGGATGTGCCGGTGATTCAAGTGGTGGGCATGAAGCTGGGCTGCATCAACCATGCCTTGCTGACCGCCGAGGCGATCCAGAAGGATGGCCTGCGTTACGCAGGTACCATGGCCAACAGAGGAGGGGCGAACTGTTTTGGGACGATGGATGCGCAGGAGGAAAACCTGCTGACATTGCGCCAGCATTTGCCAGGGGCATTTGCCATCCTCTGA
- a CDS encoding alkaline phosphatase D family protein, whose protein sequence is MDSKRRVVIQALGAGGTLALAGCGGGSSSSVATNNSSTPTPTPNLPEEQPETAAPKVSFVHGVASGDPLSDRVILWTRVTPEQEGDIPVRLTVAADQAMSQPVAVYTTTASAAGDYCVKIDADGLQADRWYYYQFAVGDQTSPVGRTRTFPASSDFMDRARFAVVSCANYPFGFFSVYRAVAERSDLDFVVHLGDYLYEYGPGEYGDFPERDPLPPQEMVSLADYRARHAQYKTDEDLQAVHQQFPMIAVWDDHESTDNSYRDGAENHQPLTEGDWQTRKAVSQQAYFEWLPIRPREPGNFSVIYRQFQFGDLIDLTMLDTRLEGRDEQLTVPLDPARNSEDRHLISAEQMDFLLGSLTRSTAHWRFIGQQVMFGQLNIAELPALTEDQAQLRSNLSAINMDQWDGYAADRLKILNHIDDNHIDNVVVLTGDIHTSWASEIYRNPSTLLGDLFDKPLAAEFVTPAVTSPGFPDGAAELAGILIPVANPHIRYVEAKSRGFILVDVTRARAQAEFYYVQSIESYDLRGQIDNSKTKVVAVNSGDSRIIEDGPVSRPRTLRTAFNHPPLPLNAVTGKEVLS, encoded by the coding sequence ATGGACAGCAAACGACGGGTTGTCATTCAGGCGCTGGGTGCCGGAGGTACATTGGCATTGGCAGGCTGTGGTGGTGGCAGCAGCTCATCCGTAGCAACGAACAATTCTTCTACACCGACACCCACGCCGAACCTTCCCGAGGAGCAGCCAGAAACCGCTGCACCGAAAGTGAGTTTTGTGCATGGCGTTGCCTCTGGAGACCCGCTGTCAGACCGGGTGATTCTCTGGACCCGGGTCACCCCGGAACAAGAAGGTGACATCCCGGTTCGGCTGACGGTGGCCGCCGATCAGGCCATGTCGCAACCCGTGGCGGTTTACACCACTACCGCCAGTGCCGCTGGCGATTATTGCGTCAAGATCGATGCAGACGGTCTTCAGGCAGATCGCTGGTATTACTACCAGTTCGCTGTGGGAGATCAGACCTCGCCTGTCGGCCGCACGCGTACCTTCCCTGCCTCCTCGGACTTTATGGATCGCGCCCGTTTTGCGGTGGTGTCCTGCGCCAACTACCCCTTCGGCTTCTTCTCTGTTTATCGGGCCGTTGCGGAGCGCTCTGATCTGGATTTCGTTGTGCACCTGGGGGACTACCTGTACGAATACGGCCCGGGTGAATACGGGGATTTTCCCGAGCGGGATCCGTTGCCTCCCCAGGAAATGGTTTCACTGGCCGACTACCGTGCGCGCCATGCCCAGTACAAGACGGATGAAGACCTTCAAGCGGTCCACCAGCAGTTCCCGATGATTGCGGTTTGGGATGACCACGAATCCACAGACAACAGTTATCGCGACGGGGCTGAGAATCACCAACCCCTGACGGAGGGCGACTGGCAAACCCGCAAGGCGGTTTCCCAGCAGGCATATTTTGAGTGGCTGCCGATCCGGCCTCGCGAACCCGGCAACTTCAGTGTGATCTATCGTCAATTCCAGTTTGGTGACCTGATCGACCTGACCATGCTGGATACCCGTCTTGAGGGACGTGATGAGCAACTGACAGTGCCGCTGGATCCTGCCCGCAATAGTGAAGACCGGCACTTGATCAGTGCTGAGCAAATGGATTTCCTGCTGGGCTCCCTGACCCGGTCCACGGCTCATTGGCGCTTCATTGGTCAGCAGGTGATGTTTGGGCAACTCAACATCGCAGAGTTGCCTGCGCTCACGGAAGATCAGGCGCAGCTGCGCAGTAACCTGTCCGCTATCAATATGGATCAGTGGGATGGCTATGCGGCGGATCGACTGAAGATTCTCAACCATATCGATGACAACCATATCGACAATGTGGTGGTCCTGACCGGAGACATTCATACCTCCTGGGCGAGTGAAATCTATCGCAATCCGTCGACGTTACTGGGTGATCTATTCGATAAACCGTTGGCGGCGGAGTTTGTGACCCCGGCGGTGACCAGTCCGGGCTTCCCGGATGGGGCTGCCGAGCTGGCCGGTATCCTGATTCCGGTAGCCAACCCGCACATCCGTTATGTGGAAGCCAAATCACGAGGCTTCATTCTGGTGGATGTGACCCGCGCCCGGGCCCAGGCGGAGTTCTATTACGTGCAGAGCATCGAGTCCTATGACCTGCGTGGCCAGATCGATAACAGCAAGACCAAGGTGGTGGCGGTGAACAGTGGCGACAGCCGCATTATCGAGGATGGGCCGGTCTCACGCCCGCGCACCCTGCGAACC